The Vibrio navarrensis genome has a segment encoding these proteins:
- a CDS encoding EamA family transporter: MNKVNSVKTIVLTAVAPLVWGSTYIVTTQALPPESPLIASTIRALPAGILLVLLSRTWLQGIWWGRLATLGLLNIGLFFYCLFFAATYLPGGMASLVMSFQPMLVMFLSWFWLNARVTSRQWLASGVGVIGIALLVLNSSVALNLQGLVIAALGTLSMASGVVLTKKWGRPSGMSLLGFTGWQLLFGGVALLPVSLWLEGIPSQLTPTNYLGYGYLSLIGAVLGYFLWFRGIEKLPPVTVSFLGFLSSVSACFLGYLLLNQALTWPQLLGACAILLAILLAVPRSELRANQTTLPLKGI, translated from the coding sequence ATGAATAAAGTGAATTCGGTAAAAACCATTGTCCTCACTGCTGTTGCGCCATTGGTGTGGGGCAGTACCTATATTGTGACCACGCAAGCCTTACCGCCAGAAAGTCCGTTGATTGCCTCGACCATTCGCGCGCTGCCTGCGGGCATTCTGCTGGTGCTTCTGAGCCGAACTTGGCTGCAAGGCATCTGGTGGGGGCGTCTTGCGACCTTAGGCCTACTGAACATTGGGCTGTTTTTCTATTGCCTCTTTTTTGCGGCGACCTATTTGCCCGGTGGTATGGCGTCTTTGGTGATGTCTTTTCAGCCGATGCTGGTCATGTTCTTGAGTTGGTTCTGGTTGAATGCGCGTGTGACATCAAGGCAGTGGCTGGCGAGTGGCGTAGGGGTGATCGGCATTGCGCTTTTGGTCCTCAATAGTTCGGTCGCTCTGAATCTACAAGGGTTAGTGATTGCCGCTTTGGGGACGTTGAGTATGGCATCAGGTGTGGTGTTGACCAAAAAGTGGGGCCGGCCAAGTGGTATGTCACTGCTGGGTTTTACGGGTTGGCAACTGCTGTTTGGCGGCGTGGCTTTATTGCCAGTATCGCTGTGGCTAGAGGGCATTCCTTCCCAACTGACCCCCACTAACTATCTAGGTTACGGCTACTTGAGTTTGATTGGCGCAGTGCTTGGCTACTTTCTCTGGTTTCGAGGCATCGAAAAATTGCCACCGGTTACTGTTTCGTTTCTCGGCTTTCTCAGTAGTGTCTCGGCCTGTTTTCTTGGCTATCTGTTGCTCAATCAAGCGCTGACTTGGCCGCAATTACTCGGCGCGTGCGCTATTTTACTCGCTATTTTATTGGCTGTGCCTCGCTCTGAGCTGCGAGCCAATCAAACTACTTTACCGTTAAAAGGAATCTAA
- a CDS encoding ion channel, with protein MKSDKGRCRYQNPDGWCCDQPSGESSLCYWHDPEIDKSNDDVKSQVEQWAAEGKPLDGFQLAKTNLADLNLVNRGSKVGYQCREADFYRADLSDAHFFGLDLRGSSLMKCKLVSANLHCARLEGCNLLGADLSRARLENIDWGSELKQERQAREAKQKGDLHKAESLWQEVEEVCRGIRKQCEKQGLFETAGMFFKKEMRFRRYQMPKMSMQRVLSKLVDIFCGYGEDPLRVVLFSIFLILACASAYFFLDTTSANPIYADMTGWKFYLFEFLNAVYFSVVTFTTLGYGDISPVGMARFIAALEAFLGSFTMALFVVVFVKKMTR; from the coding sequence ATGAAGTCAGATAAAGGCCGATGCCGCTATCAAAATCCTGATGGCTGGTGCTGCGATCAACCCAGTGGTGAGTCGAGCCTCTGTTATTGGCACGATCCCGAGATAGATAAAAGCAACGACGATGTAAAATCTCAGGTTGAGCAATGGGCAGCAGAAGGTAAACCTTTAGACGGATTTCAGTTGGCAAAAACAAATTTGGCGGATCTTAATTTGGTCAATCGTGGCAGCAAAGTGGGTTACCAGTGCCGTGAGGCCGATTTTTACCGTGCCGATCTCAGTGATGCGCATTTTTTTGGCTTAGATCTGCGCGGCTCGTCGTTGATGAAGTGCAAACTGGTCAGCGCCAATTTGCATTGCGCGCGGCTAGAAGGGTGCAATCTACTCGGTGCGGATCTTTCGCGAGCACGGCTGGAAAACATCGATTGGGGCAGCGAGCTCAAGCAGGAGCGTCAAGCTCGGGAAGCCAAGCAAAAGGGCGATCTGCACAAAGCCGAATCGCTTTGGCAGGAAGTGGAAGAGGTGTGCCGTGGCATTCGTAAGCAGTGTGAAAAGCAGGGCTTATTTGAAACGGCTGGGATGTTTTTCAAAAAAGAGATGCGTTTTCGCCGCTATCAAATGCCGAAAATGAGCATGCAACGTGTTCTTTCCAAGCTGGTGGATATTTTTTGTGGTTACGGTGAAGATCCTTTGCGTGTGGTGCTGTTTTCTATCTTCCTCATTTTGGCTTGCGCCAGCGCTTATTTCTTTCTCGATACCACTTCTGCCAACCCGATTTACGCCGACATGACGGGCTGGAAGTTCTATCTGTTTGAGTTTTTGAACGCGGTCTATTTTAGTGTCGTGACCTTCACCACTCTCGGTTATGGCGATATTTCACCAGTTGGAATGGCGCGCTTTATCGCGGCCCTCGAAGCCTTCCTCGGCAGCTTCACCATGGCGCTGTTTGTGGTGGTATTTGTCAAAAAGATGACCCGATAA
- a CDS encoding DedA family protein, protein MQQLNQLLLVMQPLLEQYGYLALIVSIFLEGIGVPMPGQSLMIAASILSAQQVMSFPAVMLVSWLSCFTGNTLGYLLGYYFEEWLDKKGYISGNKFRKLQNAIQKYGPACLVVSRFIEGMKQFMPLACGVAKMPLKEFLLGNLLATTIWVTVFGLITHYAFEHLTQISQFYAGHRLIVWFATAVLFAFMLYALLKKRRNV, encoded by the coding sequence TTGCAACAGCTCAATCAACTGCTTCTTGTCATGCAACCCCTTCTGGAACAGTACGGCTATCTTGCCTTGATCGTCAGTATTTTTCTTGAAGGCATTGGCGTGCCGATGCCCGGACAATCCTTGATGATTGCTGCCTCGATCCTCTCTGCGCAGCAAGTGATGAGCTTTCCGGCGGTGATGTTGGTTTCTTGGCTCAGCTGCTTTACTGGTAATACTCTGGGCTACCTGCTTGGCTACTATTTTGAAGAGTGGTTGGATAAGAAAGGCTACATCTCAGGCAACAAGTTTCGCAAACTGCAAAATGCCATTCAAAAATACGGTCCGGCCTGTTTGGTAGTTAGTCGTTTTATCGAAGGGATGAAGCAGTTTATGCCGTTAGCGTGTGGCGTCGCAAAAATGCCACTCAAGGAGTTCTTACTGGGCAACTTACTCGCCACCACCATTTGGGTGACTGTGTTTGGCCTTATCACCCATTATGCCTTTGAGCATTTAACGCAAATAAGCCAGTTCTATGCAGGCCATCGCCTCATCGTCTGGTTTGCCACCGCGGTGCTGTTTGCTTTCATGCTCTACGCCTTACTCAAAAAGCGCCGTAATGTCTAA
- a CDS encoding MarR family winged helix-turn-helix transcriptional regulator has product MANDQVDTILSQWREVKPDMDCSSMGVVGRLRRTSELWKKQLEAVFQAHELSSIEFDMLATMRRSNRDITPTELYQTLMLSSGAVSTRIEHLVQRGLVQRVASAHDRRSCSVSLTEQGVDVIDKALQAHVANMDQMLSVLDKQEQAQLAELLKKILLAQ; this is encoded by the coding sequence ATGGCAAACGATCAAGTCGACACGATTTTGTCGCAGTGGCGTGAAGTGAAACCCGATATGGATTGTTCCAGCATGGGGGTGGTCGGAAGGCTGAGACGCACTAGTGAACTGTGGAAGAAACAGTTAGAAGCGGTTTTTCAGGCCCATGAGCTGAGTAGCATTGAGTTTGATATGCTCGCGACCATGCGTCGCAGCAACCGTGACATCACCCCAACCGAGTTGTATCAGACGCTGATGCTCTCTTCCGGTGCGGTCAGTACACGGATTGAACATCTGGTGCAACGTGGGTTGGTGCAGCGTGTCGCCAGTGCGCATGACAGGCGCAGTTGCAGCGTGTCACTCACCGAACAAGGTGTTGACGTCATCGACAAAGCGTTACAAGCACACGTGGCCAATATGGATCAGATGCTGAGTGTGTTGGACAAACAAGAGCAAGCACAACTGGCGGAACTGCTGAAAAAGATTTTGCTAGCACAGTAA
- a CDS encoding L-threonylcarbamoyladenylate synthase: MNTLYLSAAEQKEIDQAKELLAQGELVAIPTETVYGLAADATNPEAVKKIFAAKGRPADHPLIVHIGQVEQLTDWAVEIPEEAYVLAQAYWPGPLTLLLKKAAHVTPVVTGGLETIGIRMPAHQVFATLLQSSGMAVAAPSANPYKKLSPTSAQHVINSLGGKIAAVLDGGDCAHGLESTIVDLTEKPFRILRAGPISAAQLSATLGEEVSSPVNHTVAVPGNVTSHYQPNTRVRLVDASELIHLANDKIAYLHYSPFENHANIKAKQMPGSVADYAHALYRTLDEADKWGCEEIWVERPPMDESWSAVHDRLNRAQSKL, translated from the coding sequence TTGAACACGCTTTATCTTTCTGCCGCTGAGCAAAAAGAGATCGACCAGGCTAAAGAGCTGCTTGCTCAAGGTGAGCTGGTCGCAATCCCGACTGAAACGGTTTATGGTCTGGCGGCGGATGCCACCAACCCAGAAGCCGTTAAGAAGATTTTTGCCGCGAAAGGAAGACCGGCTGATCACCCGTTGATCGTGCATATTGGCCAAGTTGAACAATTGACGGATTGGGCTGTCGAGATCCCTGAAGAAGCTTATGTACTCGCACAAGCTTACTGGCCCGGTCCACTAACTCTGCTGCTGAAAAAAGCCGCTCACGTGACTCCAGTGGTGACGGGAGGCTTAGAAACCATTGGTATCCGAATGCCTGCCCATCAGGTGTTTGCCACCTTGCTGCAATCGTCGGGAATGGCCGTCGCAGCGCCTTCGGCCAACCCTTATAAAAAGCTCAGCCCAACCTCTGCGCAGCACGTCATCAACTCGCTGGGCGGCAAAATTGCCGCTGTCCTCGATGGCGGTGACTGTGCTCACGGCCTTGAATCTACGATTGTCGATCTGACCGAAAAGCCATTTCGCATTTTGCGAGCCGGGCCAATCTCCGCCGCGCAGCTATCGGCCACGTTAGGCGAAGAGGTGAGTTCACCAGTGAACCACACGGTTGCCGTACCTGGTAACGTAACCAGCCACTACCAGCCAAATACGCGGGTACGTTTGGTTGATGCGAGCGAACTGATTCACTTAGCCAATGACAAGATCGCCTATTTGCACTATTCGCCATTTGAGAATCACGCCAATATCAAAGCGAAACAAATGCCGGGATCGGTAGCAGACTACGCTCACGCGCTCTACCGCACACTTGATGAGGCAGACAAGTGGGGCTGCGAGGAAATTTGGGTAGAAAGACCACCGATGGACGAAAGCTGGTCAGCGGTGCATGATCGACTGAATCGAGCGCAATCAAAGCTCTGA
- a CDS encoding NADPH-dependent FMN reductase: protein MNITIVSGSQRANSQSAKVAYYLQTLSQKHFTQVNVLDLHQLNLPFWNEGVWQGSEEWQVWSPIAQMLKQSDAFIFITPEWHGMATPALKNFLMLATDDELAHKPALLVSVSASVNGVYPISELRMTGNKNNHVCFLPDHLIFRQCDTLFTQEHRCADEQLHARSEYRSGPRFSDMTLSGRSVLIVPNNTGTDYD from the coding sequence ATGAACATCACTATCGTTTCTGGTAGCCAACGTGCCAACTCGCAAAGCGCCAAAGTGGCTTACTATCTACAAACCCTATCGCAGAAGCATTTCACTCAGGTGAACGTGCTTGATTTGCATCAGCTCAACTTGCCGTTTTGGAATGAAGGGGTTTGGCAGGGCAGTGAAGAGTGGCAAGTGTGGTCGCCCATCGCGCAAATGCTCAAGCAGTCAGATGCCTTTATTTTTATTACACCGGAGTGGCACGGCATGGCAACGCCCGCCTTGAAGAACTTTCTGATGCTAGCCACCGATGATGAACTGGCCCACAAGCCCGCATTGCTGGTCAGTGTGTCTGCCAGTGTCAACGGCGTGTACCCTATCAGCGAACTGCGTATGACGGGCAATAAGAACAATCATGTCTGTTTCTTACCGGATCACCTTATTTTCCGCCAATGCGACACCTTGTTTACTCAAGAGCACAGATGTGCAGACGAGCAACTTCATGCCCGCAGCGAGTACAGAAGTGGCCCCCGATTTTCGGACATGACTTTAAGTGGTCGATCTGTTTTGATAGT